A genomic region of Mus musculus strain C57BL/6J chromosome 7, GRCm38.p6 C57BL/6J contains the following coding sequences:
- the Olfr495 gene encoding olfactory receptor 495: MAFLEDGNHTIVTEFILLGLTDDPVLRDILFTIILCIYLVTVSGNLSTILLIRVSSQLHHPMYFFLSHLASVDIGISSSVTPNMLANFLVKPNTISYIGCSIQFTSAVFLATVECFLLAAMAYDRFVAICNPLLYSTKMSREACIQLVVGSYIQGLLNASFFTLSFFSLIFCGPNRINHFYCDLAPLVELSCSDVTLAVVITSISAGFITLTTVFVIAISYSCIFITIMKMHSTESRYKAFSTCTSHLTAVTLFYGTTMFIYVMPKSSYSTDQNKVLSVFYMVVIPMLNPLIYSLRNNEIKGALKRYLGKKIFSYGNLFCKTHYNDTHQV; this comes from the coding sequence ATGGCTTTCCTAGAGGATGGGAACCATACTATAGTGACAGAGTTCATTTTATTGGGCTTAACTGATGACCCAGTTCTGAGAGACATCCTCTTCACCATCATCCTGTGCATCTATCTGGTGACCGTGTCCGGGAACCTCAGCACCATCCTTCTCATCAGAGTCTCTTCCCAGCTTCATCACcccatgtatttttttctcagccactTGGCTTCTGTTGACATAGGCATTTCTTCTTCTGTCACACCCAATATGCTTGCTAACTTCCTAGTAAAACCAAATACCATTTCCTACATTGGATGTTCTATACAGTTTACCTCAGCTGTTTTCCTTGCGACAGTTGAGTGCTTCCTTCTGGCTGCCATGGCTTATGATCGCTTTGTAGCAATCTGCAACCCACTGCTTTATTCCACCAAAATGTCCAGAGAAGCCTGTATCCAGTTGGTTGTAGGATCTTATATACAGGGTCTCCTTAATGCTTCCTTTTtcactctttccttcttttccttgatCTTCTGTGGACCAAATAGAATCAATCACTTTTACTGTGATTTGGCTCCTTTGGTGGAACTCTCCTGTTCTGATGTCACTCTCGCTGTTGTTATTACCTCAATTTCTGCTGGCTTTATCACACTGACAACAGTGTTTGTTATAGCCATCTCCTATTCCTGTATTTTCATCACTATTATGAAGATGCACTCCACAGAAAGTCGATACAAGGCCTTCTCCACCTGTACCTCCCACCTCACTGCAGTTACTCTGTTCTATGGAACTACTATGTTCATTTATGTGATGCCCAAGTCCAGCTACTCCACTGACCAGAACAAGGTGTTGTCTGTATTCTACATGGTTGTGATTCCCATGTTGAACCCCCTCATCTACAGCCTGAGGAATAATGAGATTAAGGGGGCTCTGAAGAGATATCTtggtaagaaaatattttcttatggtAACCTGTTTTGTAAAACTCACTATAATGACACTCACCAAGTATGA